The Hymenobacter swuensis DY53 genome includes the window GCGCGCAGGTGGCGGCGTGTCTGGCGCACATCCTGGCCCAGCAGCCACCCGAAGTAGGCCACGTTGCCGGCCCAGGTGCCGGCCAGGGCCGCCCGCAGCTCCTGCCCCGGAAACAGGTGCCAGGTCAAACCCGCCCCGGCCAGCGTGGCCACCACCGACAATACCTCAGCCGGCAGGTAACGGCGAGCCCACTCGCGGATTTTCGCCTTCATTCGGACTGGAAAAAAGAAACGGCTACTTTGCCGACCCCGACCAAAGATACCGCCGCCCGCTGCTATGCAAATCCCGTTTACTCCGCTGGTATTGGTGCTGTGGGCCGTGGTGGCGCAGGCCCTGCTGGCGGCTGGCCTGCTGTGGGTAGCCCCGGCCAACCGCCTGCCCAACCGGTTTCTGGCCTTGCTGATGCTGAGTATTGCCCTGTGGCTGCTGGATGGTTTTTTTCGGGTGGCCAACATCTACGGGCAGAACGCTAACTGGTACTTCACGCCCATTTACTACTCGTTTGCCTTTGGACCGCTGCTGTATTTCTACGTGCGTAGCCTGGTAAATCATACGTTCCAATTCAGGTTCCGGCATCTGGTGCATTTCGGGCCGGTGCTGGTGCAGGCGGCGCTGTACGGGTGGTTGCGGCTGCAATCCTACCCCGAGCGGTTGTGGTTCTGGGAGCAGGTGCACCGGCCCGTTACGTACCGCATAGAGTTCATCGGCACCTGGGTTTCGCTCACGCTGTACCTGCTGCTGAGTCTGCGGGTGCTGCGCGGGTACCGGCGGTGGCTGGTGGAGAACTTCTCGGAAGTATCCCGACTGCGGCTGTGGTGGCTGCGGGTGTTGCTGGTATTGGTGGGGCTGGTGAGTGCGCAGTGGCTGCTAGAAGTAGTAGTGCGCGAGTTTTTCGGACTTTACTATCAGTACGACTACTCCACCGAACTGCTGGGCGGGGTGCTGTTTCTGATTGGGGTAGTGGGCCTGCGCCAGGCCGATATGCAGGCCGTTCGGTTCGAGCCGGAAGCAGAGCCAGAACCAACCAGGCTGCCCAAGGCGGCCGAAATCGGAGCTGCCGAGGAAATCCCGCCGCCACCCGCTGTGGCAGATGGCACGGTAGCCGCCAACCCGCCGGCTGTGGATGCGGCGGTGCTGGCGCGCATCCGGCACGCGCTGGAAGCGGAGCGAATCTACCTCAACCCCACGCTCACGCTGGCCGAGCTGTCGGCGCACACGGGGCTTGCTCCGCGGCTTATTTCCTTCACCGTTAACCAGGGCTTCGGGCAGAGCTTCAACGACGTGGTGAACGGCTACCGGGTGGCCGAGGTGAAGCGCCGCCTGGCCACCCCGGATGCCCAGCGCCTCACGCTGCTGGGCATTGCGCTGGAAAGTGGCTTCAACTCCAAAACTACCTTCAACCGCATCTTCAAGCAGTTCACCGGCGTGGCGCCCCGAGAGTGGCAGGGGTAGGGTGTGGGAGAGGGTAGGAGGTTAGGCGTTGTCATTGCGAGCAGCGCGAAGCAATCCTTCCTTCACACAGCGCAAACCCCTGAAATGCAGAAAGCCCCTGACGTCCGTGCTGGCGTCAGGGGCTTTTGCATAGGTCGATGTTTAGTGCCCTGAAAAGGACGGATTGGTTCGACTCCGCCTCGCAATGACAACTTCTGCCCCCTCACCCTCACACCCTCAAACAGGCCCCATATCATGAATTGGGGCGTACCAGGGCGGTATATGGGGCGTTTGCGGGAGAGGAGCATGTCACCTTTGGGACGTTCAATAACCACTCCCAAACCCCATGAAGACGCTCCTGTTGCTGCTGGCCCTGGCCGCCTCTTCCGCCACCCCACTACTGGCCCAGACCGCCCCTTCCGCCTGGACGGACCCCCGCCGCGTGCTGCCCGATAAGCTGCGGCAGGTGCCGGTGGGCCTCACGCTCTGGCACACGCCCAACCCCAATTTCCCCGAGCCCAACCCTGAGCAGCCGGGTGGCTACGTGTGGAAGCATAGCACCATGTTACGCTCTGAAGTGGGGAAGCTGACGATAGTAGAGTGCGGCAGCTTTATCTGGTACGACGCCACCGGCTGGAAGCAGAACCTGACCCAGACGCCCGCCGAGTTTGCCGAGCTGTTCCAGTGCCCCGGCGGTCGGCTGCGGCCCGGCCGCACCTACACCTTCGCCAAAAACTACCGCTTCGCCGACAACGCCCGCCAGCTCTACGGCGGCGACGCGCTCTGGTACATCCTGGCCCGCGACCAAGCCGGCCGGCTCTACAAAGGCCTGGGCCTGCTGGAAACCGAAGCTACTCCGCGCTAACCCGAACCGCTCCACCTGATACTCACCCTGTAGCCCGTCCCACGTATGAAAACGCTATTCACCCTGCTTCTCTTGTTTCTGCTGCTCGCCGCCCGGCCCGCTACCGACACGTACCAAATCAACCCCACCGCCAGCCGCGTCACCTGGACCGGCTATGCCGAGGTGGGAAGCTACGCGCCTTCCGGTACCGTGCAGCTGCGCCAGGGCCAATTCGCTTATGATGGCCGCACCTTGCGCGCTGGCCGGTTTGAGTTCGATATGCGCACCATTGAGCAGGAGCAAGTCCAACTGGCCGAACACCTGCGCGGCCCCGATTTCTTCGACGTGGCCAGATATCCAACGGCCGTTTTCGTGCTGCGCGAAGTCAGGGCCGGCCGGGCCAGCGGCCAGCTCACGCTGCGCGGCGTAACCCGGCCGGTACAGTTCCCGCTCACGCTGACCCCGCTCCCCGGCGGGCAGCTTCGCGCTACCGGTACCGTCACGCTCGACCGGACGCAGTTCGGCATCAACCACAATTCCAGCAGCTTTTTCCAGAACCTGGGCAGTTACGCTATCCGCAATGAGTTTACGCTGGCTTTCGAGGTGGTGGCAGCCCGCCGGTAGGGGCTACGGGCAACGCCAGCGGCCTAGGCGGCGTACAGTTTCTGACAGCTGTGTTCCGTCCCTAAACCCCACTGACCTATGAATCACAACGCCCGCATAGAAGAAACCATTCAGAACATCTATGATGCGCTGGAGAACCACCACAACCATCCCGTTGAAAACGGTATCGGGTACATCGACGGCTGGATTTCGGCCCTCGACGGCCTCGGGGGCACGGCCCTGACCGGCCTGCAAGCCGAGCTGCGAAACCTGCGCGGCCACGTGGAGCGCGACGACCGGGCCGCTATTGCAGGCTCGTTGCAGCACCTGGGCCAAGAAACATCCCTTATTGCCCGCAACCTT containing:
- a CDS encoding helix-turn-helix domain-containing protein, which encodes MQIPFTPLVLVLWAVVAQALLAAGLLWVAPANRLPNRFLALLMLSIALWLLDGFFRVANIYGQNANWYFTPIYYSFAFGPLLYFYVRSLVNHTFQFRFRHLVHFGPVLVQAALYGWLRLQSYPERLWFWEQVHRPVTYRIEFIGTWVSLTLYLLLSLRVLRGYRRWLVENFSEVSRLRLWWLRVLLVLVGLVSAQWLLEVVVREFFGLYYQYDYSTELLGGVLFLIGVVGLRQADMQAVRFEPEAEPEPTRLPKAAEIGAAEEIPPPPAVADGTVAANPPAVDAAVLARIRHALEAERIYLNPTLTLAELSAHTGLAPRLISFTVNQGFGQSFNDVVNGYRVAEVKRRLATPDAQRLTLLGIALESGFNSKTTFNRIFKQFTGVAPREWQG
- a CDS encoding YceI family protein, whose protein sequence is MKTLFTLLLLFLLLAARPATDTYQINPTASRVTWTGYAEVGSYAPSGTVQLRQGQFAYDGRTLRAGRFEFDMRTIEQEQVQLAEHLRGPDFFDVARYPTAVFVLREVRAGRASGQLTLRGVTRPVQFPLTLTPLPGGQLRATGTVTLDRTQFGINHNSSSFFQNLGSYAIRNEFTLAFEVVAARR